The Chitinophagales bacterium genomic interval ACCCTTGAGTAAATAATCGTCACCTCAATCTGCGAATTAGGCATATCCAGATAAGTAGCAAAACGGCTGCGGATCAGCGCCTTTGCCTTATCAAGTGTTAAGCCTTTCACATATATTTTGCCTACACCTTCCGGGAATACAGATCCTGTCTGATCTACGGTATAGCTTCCGCTGAAACTGGAATAACCCCAGACATTAATGCCAATCTGATCACCCACTCCAATGATGTAGTTGCCTCCTGCCTGTGCATCCAGTGCACGGTCGAACATATTGATGGTTTTGTTGCGGAAAAAACTATAACCATAAAGTTCTGATGCAGGGAGCAGGGTGGTATCACGATAAGCACGTGGAGAATCGGTAGCCGCAGTCGGTGTAACTGCCGGTGCTGCACCAGTGGTGGTGATTGGGTTTGTGGTATTCTTGGGCGCAGCTTCGGAAGATGCCGGTGCAACGTCTGTTGATGTTGCCGGTGTGCCGGTTGCGGGAGTAGTTGTTGTAGCGGCTTTCTTCGTGTTTTTTACCTGGATGGGATTGATGCCCAATAGTTGAAGGGAAGCTGCATTTTCAGTGATGGCTGCTTGAATGGTGCCGCTGCTGGAAGGAGCATTTTTGGGTGGTTCATCTTGCGCAAAGGCTGATTGCGATATTGATAATTGACCAAGTACAACAAACAGTAGTGATAGCCGTAGCAACACGTTCATGGAAGGATTTTTAATCTGCGAGATGCAAAAATAGAATTAGTTTTCAATTTACGCGACCAATGTACTCATTTTTTCAATCTGAAATGCCCGCCAGCATTATATTTCAGGCAACTCTTATCTGTAAAAACAAACTTTAAAGTATCCTGTTTTTGAAGCGGAACAGCCAGTATTATTTCTTTGATAACTATATATAATTAAACTAACTTTTTGCGGTAATGCCCGGCATCGATCGAATATCACCGGTTCAATAAGATTCGCAGACCATCTTCCAGTCTGACAGCCGGCCGGTATTTCAGCAACCTGGCGGCCTTTGAGATATCGGCAAGAGAATGCTGAATATCACCTTGTCGTGCAGTTTCAAAACGGGGAAGCATCCTGCAATTTAAAAAGTGGCAGATGAAATCAAACAGTTGACGGATCGAATATTGTTCGCCAACTGCGACATTGTAGACCTCGTTCAATGCAAGGGCATCTTCAACAAACAGTGCCCTGATGTTAGCCTGTACCGCATTTTCAACAAAGGTAAAATCGCGACTGTTCAAACCATCACCATAGATGAGGGGCGCAACACCACTTTGTATATCACGGATGAAGGCAGGCACTACAGCAGCATAAGGTCCATCAGGGTTTTGCCGCGGGCCAAAAACATTAAAATAACGGAGGCCGATTATTTCCATGCCATAATTTCTTGCAAACACGCCTGCGTAGAGCTCATTTGAACACTTTGATACAGCATAAGGTGATAATGGACGGCCCGTTTGTGCTTCCACTTTTGGCAATACCGGGTGATCGCCATAAACCGAAGAAGACGAAGCGTAAACCACACGCTTTACCTGTTGCTCTTTAGCCGCCCAGAGGATGTTCAGAAATCCACCAGTGTTAATGCTGTCTGTGGTAACCGGATCAAGTATGGATCGCTGCACCGAACCAAGCGCAGCCTGATGCAATACAAAGTCAATCCCGCTACAGGCTTGCCGGCAATCTTCGCTTTCGCGTATGTCGCCTTCCAGCCATTCATAGGCGGGATGATGCCGGAATAACGCTATGTTATCCTTTGAGCCCGTCATCAGGTTATCCATCACCCGCACCTTTCCCGCACCATGCTTCAATAAATACTCAACGAGATGTGAACCGATAAATCCCGCACCGCCTGTTACCAGGAATTTTTTTTCGGACAGGCAACCGGGATGAAATGCAGATTCGTACAAGAATGAAAATATTTAGGACTGCCAGTGAGAAAAAAAATAAGACGGATAAGTGAAACAACTTATTTGCAGCGCCTTGCTTTGTGGCAAGTCAAAATCAACTGCATACCGGCGCATGTGCAACTTATCTTTTTTCATATTGTTCAACATAGTAGTGCTGATAATCACCGGATGTAACATGTTCAAGCCATTCTGCATTGGCAAGGTACCAGTCTACCGTTTTTGAAAGGCCTTCTTCAAAGGTAAGAGAAGGTTTCCATCCAAGTTCCGCAGTAATCTTTGATGAATCGATGGCATAACGCAGATCATGACCTGCACGGTCCTTTACATACGTGAGCAACTTTTCCGCAGATCCTTTGGCACGGCCAAGTTTCTCATCCATAATTGTGCAAAGTTGCTGGATCAGGTCAATATTTTTCCGCTCGTTGAAGCCACCGATGTTATACGTAGTGCCGGGTTTCCCTTTGTGAAAAACCAGATCAATGGCAGCGGCATGATCTTCCACCCACAACCAGTCGCGCACGTTTTCTCCTTTGCCATAGATGGGTACAGCCTTGTTGTTTTTTATGTTATTGATGGCAAGGGGTATTAATTTTTCAGGAAACTGATACGCACCATAGTTGTTGGAACAATTGGTAATCACCACAGGCAGCCGATAGGTATGTCCATAGGCGCGCACGAGATGATCAGCGCTTGCCTTGGAGGCTGAGTAAGGTGACCGCGGATCATATGGTGTGGTCTCGGTAAAGTAACCGCCATGGTCAAGCGAGCCATATACTTCATCGGTTGACACCTGGTAAAAAAGATGCCGGCGGGAAAGTGCACTATCCGCTTTTTCCTGCTGCCATGACTGCCTTGCTGCATTCAGCAGATTGACAGTGCCTACGATATTGGTAAAAATAAAATCCGTGGGAGCAACAATAGAACGATCAACGTGGCTCTCCGCGGCAAGGTGAATAACAGCATCAAACTTATGCTGCCGGAACAACTGCTCAATGAATGCCGCATCCACAATATCGCCTTTGATAAACCGGTAATTGGCTGCCTGCTGCACATCACGCAGGTTTTCCAGGTTACCGGCATAGGTTAATTTGTCAAGATTGTAAATGAGGTAATGCGGATATCGGTGAATGAACCTGCGCACTACATGCGAGCCGATAAATCCTGCTCCGCCCGTAATCAATACTTTTAACTGAGTTTCTGACATCCGCTCTTTTTATGTCAACTGATTTTACAACGACCAATACATCATCCTGGTAATCTTATTCCTGAAATTTCCCTTCACATCCACAAATAATGCTTTCGGTTTGGTGATGGAAAGAAAATAATCTTCCGAAAGGTTATGAAATTCACGGTGATTCACTGCCATGATTACGGCATCATAATCGGCTGCCGGTGATGGAACAAGCCTGAAACCATATTGCTGCAGTACTTCATCACCTGATGCGTGCGGATCCATCACTTCCACTTTGAGGGAGAAAGCTTTCAGTTCTTTGATCAGGTCAACCACTTTTGAATTGCGCAGGTCTGTGATATTTTCTTTGAAAGTAGCGCCCATCACCAACACCTTTGCTTTGCCCGGATCTTTGCCGAGTTTCGTGAGCAACTGCACGGTTTTGCGCGCGATATAAGGGCCCATGTCGTCGTTGATACGCCTTCCGCTGGTAATCACTTCCGGCTCATATCCCAATGCATTGGCTTTATAGGTGAGATAATACGGATCTACACTGATGCAATGACCTCCGACAAGCCCTGGATAAAATTTCAGGAAGTTCCATTTGGTGGCAGCCGCTTCAATCACATCGTAGGTATTAATTCCCAATAAATGAAAAATGAGTGACAGCTCATTCATCAATGCGATATTCACATCGCGCTGCGTGTTTTCAATAATCTTGGCAGCCTCTGCTACTTTAATGCTTGGTGCTTTGTGTATGCCGGCCTTCACGGCAATGCTATACACTTTAGAAATCACATCCAGCGACTCTTCATCGCAACCGGCAACCACTTTTGTAATTTTCTCCAGTGTATGTTCCTTATCACCCGGATTAATCCGTTCCGGTGAATAACCAATTTTAAAACCGGTCTTCACCTTCAGGCCCGACCATTTTTCAATAACCGGCAGGCAATCTTCTTCCGTACAGCCGGGATAGGTAGTTGATTCAAATACCACGTAATCGCCCCTCTTCAAAACTTTGCCAATTGTTGCCGCGGCCAGTAACAATAACTGCAGGTCGGGAACATTGTGAACATCAACGGGTGTGGGCACCGCTACAATGAAAAAGCGGGCTTCCTTCAACACTTCTGTGCTATCGGTAAAGATGATATCGCAATGCTCAAAAGCTTCCGGATTCAGTTCGCTGCTCGGATCAATTTTGTTATTCAGCAATGCAATCCGCTTTGCGTTGATATCAAATCCGATGACGCTGATATGCCTTGCAAAAGCCAGCGCTACCGGCAATCCCACATAACCAAGACCGATAACTGCGAGTTTTGCTTTTTTCTCTAGGAGATCTTCAACCATGATTCAATCTATTTTGCTACGGACACCCTCCGGTTATGGTTTGAGTTTTTCAACTGCCTCGTCAAGCAGTACGTAAATGGCGCCGCTTTCAGGACAGACCGCCCTGTTGTTTTCATCAAAACGCAGGCGATGACCAAATTCACTCATCCATCCTGTCTGTCTGCCCGGGTTACCAACGATTAAAGCATACGGTTTCACATCCTTTGTCACGACAGTGCCCGCGCCGATAAATGCAAATTCTCCAATCGTATGCCCGCAAATCACAGTTGCATTGGCACCAATAGTTGCACCTTTTTTGACGAGTGTTTTGCCAAACTGGTTTTTCCTGGAAATGGCGCTTCTTGGGTTAATCACATTGGTAAATACCATCGACGGGCCCAGGAAAACATCATCTTCACAAACGACGCCTGAATAGATGGATACATTATTCTGAATCTTTACATTGCTTCCCAACACTACACCGGGACTGACCACTACGTTCTGCCCGAGATTACAGTTTTCACCGATCACACAGCCTGACATGATATGGCTGAAATGCCAGATATGCGTGCCTGCTCCAATAGAACAACCCTCATCAATCACCGCGGTTTCGTGGGCAAAATATATATGTTCATTCACTGGCATCTGACGATGATACGGCGTTTTCTGCAGTATCGTATAAAGGCAAAAAACAAATACTGCAATTCCCCCTGCAAGCGGCGCAAACTTAACAGATTTCAAACAGATTTTAACGGGCGGCAGCATCAGGTGGAAATATATGACTATCTTTAAACACCCATAAAACTTTCTACAGATGAAAAAAATTTACACTACATTCCTAAGCGCCGCATTACTCTGCATCATGCTGCCGCAACAGTCTAAAGGACAACTGGTGGTGGATACAGCGATCTCGGTTTCCACCATGCTGCATGATTTTTTCGATAATACCTGTGTAACCATCAGCAATATCACTTACAATGGTGATCCTGCGGCAGTGGGATTTTTCGACGGCTCCGGCACTAACCTGGGCATCAATGCCGGCATCATGATGACGAGCGGCAGTGTGTTTAATGCCATTGGTCCGAATAACACAGGTTCCATCAGTGTGGCAAACAATCTTCCCGGCGATCCTGCGCTCGATTTGATTGCCGCCTTTACGACGTATGATGCCTGCGTTATTGAGATGGATATCGTGCCATCGCTCGATACGCTCTATTTCAAGTATTCATTCGGTTCGGAAGAATATTCAGAATGGGTGAACACTGCCTTCAACGATGTGTTTGCCTTTTATATCAGTGGCCCGGGCATAACAGGTGAACAGAATATTGCACTCGTTCCGGGAAACAACAATCCGGTAACGGTCAGCTCCATTAACTGCATCAGTTCCAACCAGGCTTATTATGTCTGCAACAGTCTTTTTGATTGCCCAGCACCTTCCTCCTGCCCGGGCGATATCAATGAGACGACCATTCAATATGACGGATTCACGGTGCCGCTCACCGCGCAGATTACGGTTGTACCTGAATCTACCTATCATGTGAAACTGGCCATTGCTGATGCCGGTGACGGCATACTGGATTCAGGAATTTTCATCGGCGTAGAGAGCCTTTGTGGCGATGGACAACTGAAACCTGTTGCAGGCTATAGTTTTTCACAGAATGATAACCTCGTTCAGTTTCATAACGAATCACGTTACGGCACGAGTTACACCTGGGATTTTGGTGATGGCATAACATCCACGGAAGCCAATCCTTCCCACACTTACGCTGAACCGGGTTTTTATAATGTATCCCTCAGTGTCCATAATTATTGCTGTGACAATGCGGCAACAGAAACACTGAATATCGGAATGGCTACAGGTTTGCAGCAAACCAATGAGGATAAAGTGTCGGTATTCCCTAATCCTTCAACAGGGCTTGTTACCATTCAACTGGAAAACAATCAGGCAGGCATCGTTACATTATATAATTATGCGGGAACGATGATAGATTCATACGAACTGAATAATTCCACCACACTTGATCTGTCAGGATATCAGAAAGGCATCCTGTTTATGCAGGTGATTACAAATGATAAGGTATACCTGAAGAAGTTAGCGCTGAAGTGACAGGAATAGCTGCAAAGACAAAAGGCGCTGCGTGGCGCCTTTTGCTTTTTGCACGGATTAAATTCAGTTGAACTCAGGGTTTGAATCAATTACCGAGTGCTTTCCTGAAATATTCATAGGTGATTTTCAAACCTTCGCTGCGCTGCACTTTTGGTTCCCAGCCTAAAATGGTACGCGCTTTTGTAATCTCCGGTTGGCGTTGTTTAGGATCATCTACGGGAAGCGGTTTATACACCACCTTTTGATTTGTTTTCGTAAGGGCGATGATTTCTTCCGCAAACTGACTGATCGTGATTTCATCAGGATTACCCACATTCACCGGCAGGGCATAATCGCTGAACAACAGGCGATAGATGCCGTCTACTAAATCACTCACATAACAAAATGACCTTGTCTGTGATCCGTCGCCGTACACCGTAATATCCGATCCGGTAATGGCCTGGTAGAAGAAGTTAGGAAGTACCCTTCCGTCATTGAGCCGCATCCTCGGGCCATATGTGTTAAAAATTCTCACAATACGTGTTTCCAGCTTATGCGCATTGTGATAGGCCATAGTAATCGCTTCCTGGAATCGTTTGGCTTCGTCATACATGCTGCGCGGGCCAACCGGATTTACATTGCCCCAGTATTCTTCTGTCTGCGGATGAACCAATGGATCACCATACACTTCACTTGTGGACGCGACAAGAATACGCGCCTTTTTTGCCCGGGCAAGTCCAAGGCAATTGTGCGTGCCTAAAGAACCCACCTTCATGGTTTGTATGGGCCACTTCACATAATCCACAGGGCTGGCCGGCGAAGCAAAGTGAAGGATGTAATGCAATTCATCAGGCACGTGTATGAACTTCGAAACATCATGATGATAAAACTGGAAATTGGAAAGCGGCAGCAGGTGTTCGATATTCTTCATGTCGCCGGTAATCAGGTTGTCCATGCCAATCACCTGGAAACCTTCATTCACAAACCTGTCGCACAGGTGAGAGCCAATAAATCCGGCCGCGCCGGTAATGAGGATGCGTTTATCTCGATTCATGATTGCTTTAAAAAATTATGGCGGCGAAGGTAACAAAAATGAGTTACGGAATAAGGCTGGCAAAAGGTGTTGAGGTGC includes:
- a CDS encoding NAD-dependent epimerase/dehydratase family protein, which translates into the protein MYESAFHPGCLSEKKFLVTGGAGFIGSHLVEYLLKHGAGKVRVMDNLMTGSKDNIALFRHHPAYEWLEGDIRESEDCRQACSGIDFVLHQAALGSVQRSILDPVTTDSINTGGFLNILWAAKEQQVKRVVYASSSSVYGDHPVLPKVEAQTGRPLSPYAVSKCSNELYAGVFARNYGMEIIGLRYFNVFGPRQNPDGPYAAVVPAFIRDIQSGVAPLIYGDGLNSRDFTFVENAVQANIRALFVEDALALNEVYNVAVGEQYSIRQLFDFICHFLNCRMLPRFETARQGDIQHSLADISKAARLLKYRPAVRLEDGLRILLNR
- the rfbB gene encoding dTDP-glucose 4,6-dehydratase translates to MSETQLKVLITGGAGFIGSHVVRRFIHRYPHYLIYNLDKLTYAGNLENLRDVQQAANYRFIKGDIVDAAFIEQLFRQHKFDAVIHLAAESHVDRSIVAPTDFIFTNIVGTVNLLNAARQSWQQEKADSALSRRHLFYQVSTDEVYGSLDHGGYFTETTPYDPRSPYSASKASADHLVRAYGHTYRLPVVITNCSNNYGAYQFPEKLIPLAINNIKNNKAVPIYGKGENVRDWLWVEDHAAAIDLVFHKGKPGTTYNIGGFNERKNIDLIQQLCTIMDEKLGRAKGSAEKLLTYVKDRAGHDLRYAIDSSKITAELGWKPSLTFEEGLSKTVDWYLANAEWLEHVTSGDYQHYYVEQYEKR
- a CDS encoding nucleotide sugar dehydrogenase, with the translated sequence MVEDLLEKKAKLAVIGLGYVGLPVALAFARHISVIGFDINAKRIALLNNKIDPSSELNPEAFEHCDIIFTDSTEVLKEARFFIVAVPTPVDVHNVPDLQLLLLAAATIGKVLKRGDYVVFESTTYPGCTEEDCLPVIEKWSGLKVKTGFKIGYSPERINPGDKEHTLEKITKVVAGCDEESLDVISKVYSIAVKAGIHKAPSIKVAEAAKIIENTQRDVNIALMNELSLIFHLLGINTYDVIEAAATKWNFLKFYPGLVGGHCISVDPYYLTYKANALGYEPEVITSGRRINDDMGPYIARKTVQLLTKLGKDPGKAKVLVMGATFKENITDLRNSKVVDLIKELKAFSLKVEVMDPHASGDEVLQQYGFRLVPSPAADYDAVIMAVNHREFHNLSEDYFLSITKPKALFVDVKGNFRNKITRMMYWSL
- a CDS encoding N-acetyltransferase produces the protein MPVNEHIYFAHETAVIDEGCSIGAGTHIWHFSHIMSGCVIGENCNLGQNVVVSPGVVLGSNVKIQNNVSIYSGVVCEDDVFLGPSMVFTNVINPRSAISRKNQFGKTLVKKGATIGANATVICGHTIGEFAFIGAGTVVTKDVKPYALIVGNPGRQTGWMSEFGHRLRFDENNRAVCPESGAIYVLLDEAVEKLKP
- a CDS encoding choice-of-anchor L domain-containing protein, with product MKKIYTTFLSAALLCIMLPQQSKGQLVVDTAISVSTMLHDFFDNTCVTISNITYNGDPAAVGFFDGSGTNLGINAGIMMTSGSVFNAIGPNNTGSISVANNLPGDPALDLIAAFTTYDACVIEMDIVPSLDTLYFKYSFGSEEYSEWVNTAFNDVFAFYISGPGITGEQNIALVPGNNNPVTVSSINCISSNQAYYVCNSLFDCPAPSSCPGDINETTIQYDGFTVPLTAQITVVPESTYHVKLAIADAGDGILDSGIFIGVESLCGDGQLKPVAGYSFSQNDNLVQFHNESRYGTSYTWDFGDGITSTEANPSHTYAEPGFYNVSLSVHNYCCDNAATETLNIGMATGLQQTNEDKVSVFPNPSTGLVTIQLENNQAGIVTLYNYAGTMIDSYELNNSTTLDLSGYQKGILFMQVITNDKVYLKKLALK
- a CDS encoding SDR family oxidoreductase — its product is MNRDKRILITGAAGFIGSHLCDRFVNEGFQVIGMDNLITGDMKNIEHLLPLSNFQFYHHDVSKFIHVPDELHYILHFASPASPVDYVKWPIQTMKVGSLGTHNCLGLARAKKARILVASTSEVYGDPLVHPQTEEYWGNVNPVGPRSMYDEAKRFQEAITMAYHNAHKLETRIVRIFNTYGPRMRLNDGRVLPNFFYQAITGSDITVYGDGSQTRSFCYVSDLVDGIYRLLFSDYALPVNVGNPDEITISQFAEEIIALTKTNQKVVYKPLPVDDPKQRQPEITKARTILGWEPKVQRSEGLKITYEYFRKALGN